Proteins encoded in a region of the Papio anubis isolate 15944 chromosome 14, Panubis1.0, whole genome shotgun sequence genome:
- the CEP68 gene encoding centrosomal protein of 68 kDa isoform X1, producing the protein MALGEEKAEAEASEDTKAQSYGRGNCGERELDPPGPVSGEQPPHLDAEGGLISPVWGAEGIPAPACWIGTDPGGLSRAHQPQASDASREPVAERSEPALGGLPPTTMGSGDLLLSGESQVEKTKLSASEELPQTLSLPRTTVCSGHDADTEDDPSLVDLPQALDLSQQPHSSGLSCLSQWKSVLSPGSAAPQPSVCSVSASSTGSSLQGHQEKAEPRGGPLAKVSSSLELVVPQEPSSVVGLGPRPQWSPQPVFSGGDASGLGRRRLSFQAEYWACVLPDSLPPSPDRHSPLWNPNKEYEDLLDYTYPLRPRPQLPKHLDSRVPADPVPQDSGVDLDSFSVSPASTLKSPTNVSPNCPTAEATALPFSGPREPSLKQWPSGVPQKQGGMGLASWSQLASTPRAPGSRDAPWERREPALRGAKDRLAAGKHLDMGSPQLRTQDRGWPLSSPEREKRTSQSARRPTCTESRWKSEEEVESDDEYLALPARLTQVSSLVSYLGSISTLVTLPTGDIKGQSPLEVSDSDGPASLPSSSSQSQLPPGAALRGSGDPEGQNPCFLRSFVRAQDSAGEGSLGSSQALGVSSGLLKTRSSLPARLDRWPFSDLDAEGQLPRKGGEQGKESLVQCVKTFCCQLEELIHWLYNVADVTDHGTAARSNLTSLKSSLQLYRQFKKDIDEHQSLTESVLQKGEILLQCLLENTPVLEDVLGRIAKQSGELESHADRLYDSILASVDTLAGCTLIPDKKRMAAMEHPCEGV; encoded by the exons ATGGCCCTGGGTGAAGAAAAGGCAGAAGCGGAAGCATCTGAAGACACAAAGGCCCAGTCTTATGGGAGAGGGAACTGCGGGGAGCGGGAACTGGACCCCCCAGGGCCTGTGAGTGGGGAGCAGCCCCCACACCTGGACGCTGAGGGAGGGCTCATCTCCCCTGTATGGGGGGCAGAAGGGATACCTGCCCCTGCTTGCTGGATTGGGACTGACCCTGGCGGCCTCTCTAGAGCCCACCAGCCACAGGCCAGTGATGCCAGCAGAGAGCCTGTAGCTGAGAGGTCTGAGCCTGCACTCGGTGGCCTGCCTCCTACCACCATGGGGTCTGGAGACCTTCTGCTCTCTGGGGAAAGCCAG GTGGAGAAGACCAAGCTTTCTGCCTCCGAGGAGCTCCCTCAGACTTTGAGCCTTCCCAGAACAACTGTTTGCTCAGGACATGATGCTGATACCGAAGATGATCCATCCCTAGTGGATTTGCCCCAGGCACTGGACCTCAGCCAGCAGCCTCACAGCTCAGGTCTCTCTTGCCTGTCGCAGTGGAAGTCCGTGCTGAGTCCAGGTTCCGCAGCTCCTCAGCCTTCCGTCTGCAGCGTCTCTGCTTCCTCCACAGGCAGCAGTCTCCAGGGTCACCAAGAGAAGGCGGAGCCTCGTGGTGGTCCTCTGGCCAAGGTCTCCTCCTCCCTGGAGCTGGTCGTCCCCCAGGAACCCTCCTCTGTGGTGGGGCTAGGACCTCGGCCCCAGTGGTCACCACAGCCTGTGTTCTCTGGGGGTGATGCTTCTGGGCTAGGCAGGAGACGCCTGTCCTTCCAGGCTGAATATTGGGCCTGTGTGCTGCCAGATTCCCTGCCTCCATCACCCGACCGCCACTCCCCTCTCTGGAACCCAAATAAAGAGTATGAAGATCTGCTTGACTATACTTACCCACTGAGGCCcaggcctcagcttccaaagCACCTTGATAGCCGTGTGCCGGCCGACCCTGTCCCGCAGGACTCGGGGGTAGACCTGGATAGCTTCTCTGTCTCTCCGGCAAGCACCCTCAAATCACCTACTAATGTCTCCCCCAACTGCCCAACAGCAGAGGCCACTGCCCTTCCATTTTCTGGGCCCAGAGAGCCAAGCCTTAAGCAGTGGCCCTCTGGAGTACCCCAGAAACAGGGTGGCATGGGCTTGGCATCTTGGAGCCAACTTGCATCTACTCCCAGAGCCCCAGGCAGTAGGGATGCTCCTTGGGAGCGCAGAGAGCCAGCCCTGAGGGGCGCGAAGGACCGGCTGGCTGCAGGCAAGCACCTTGATATGGGCTCTCCTCAGCTAAGGACACAGGACAGAGGGTGGCCCTTGTCCAGtccagagagggagaagaggaccAGCCAGAGTGCCCGGCGCCCTACCTGCACAGAGTCTAGGTGGAAATCAGAAGAGGAAGTGGAAAGTGACGACGAGTATCTTGCCCTGCCCGCTCGGCTGACACAGGTTTCTAGCCTGGTTTCGTATCTAGGATCCATTTCTACCTTGGTTACCCTGCCCACTGGGGATATTAAAGGGCAGAGCCCCCTGGAAGTGTCAGACAGTGATGGGCCAGCTTCCCTCCCTTCAAGCTCCAGCCAAAGCCAGCTGCCTCCTGGAGCTGCCCTCCGAGGATCTGGGGATCCTGAGGGCCAGAACCCCTGTTTCCTGCGCTCCTTCGTCCGTGCCCAGGACTCCGCAGGGGAAGGCAGTCTGGGGAGCAGCCAGGCCCTCGGGGTCTCCTCTGGACTGCTGAAAACACGCTCCTCCTTGCCAGCTAGGTTGGACCGGTGGCCATTCTCAGACCTAGATGCTGAAGGGCAGCTTCCCAGGAAAGGAGGAGAACAGGGAAAAGAATCACTGGTGCAATGTGTGAAG ACATTTTGCTGTCAACTGGAAGAGCTGATCCACTGGCTGTATAATGTTGCAGATGTTACTGACCACGGGACTGCAGCCAGGTCCAATCTTACAAGTCTCAAGTCTTCTCTGCAACTTTACCGG CAATTTAAGAAAGATATCGATGAACATCAGTCTCTGACGGAGAGTGTCTTACAGAAGGGGGAGATTCTTCTTCAGTGCCTGTTGGAGAACACCCCAG TTTTAGAGGATGTCCTTGGGAGGATCGCAAAGCAGTCTGGTGAGCTGGAGAGCCACGCAGATCGCCTGTATGACTCTATCTTGGCCTCTGTGGACACGCTTGCTGGCTGCACCCTTATCCCTGACAAAAAGCGCATGGCGGCAATGGAGCACCCATGTGAAGGGGTTTAA
- the CEP68 gene encoding centrosomal protein of 68 kDa isoform X2: MALGEEKAEAEASEDTKAQSYGRGNCGERELDPPGPVEKTKLSASEELPQTLSLPRTTVCSGHDADTEDDPSLVDLPQALDLSQQPHSSGLSCLSQWKSVLSPGSAAPQPSVCSVSASSTGSSLQGHQEKAEPRGGPLAKVSSSLELVVPQEPSSVVGLGPRPQWSPQPVFSGGDASGLGRRRLSFQAEYWACVLPDSLPPSPDRHSPLWNPNKEYEDLLDYTYPLRPRPQLPKHLDSRVPADPVPQDSGVDLDSFSVSPASTLKSPTNVSPNCPTAEATALPFSGPREPSLKQWPSGVPQKQGGMGLASWSQLASTPRAPGSRDAPWERREPALRGAKDRLAAGKHLDMGSPQLRTQDRGWPLSSPEREKRTSQSARRPTCTESRWKSEEEVESDDEYLALPARLTQVSSLVSYLGSISTLVTLPTGDIKGQSPLEVSDSDGPASLPSSSSQSQLPPGAALRGSGDPEGQNPCFLRSFVRAQDSAGEGSLGSSQALGVSSGLLKTRSSLPARLDRWPFSDLDAEGQLPRKGGEQGKESLVQCVKTFCCQLEELIHWLYNVADVTDHGTAARSNLTSLKSSLQLYRQFKKDIDEHQSLTESVLQKGEILLQCLLENTPVLEDVLGRIAKQSGELESHADRLYDSILASVDTLAGCTLIPDKKRMAAMEHPCEGV, from the exons ATGGCCCTGGGTGAAGAAAAGGCAGAAGCGGAAGCATCTGAAGACACAAAGGCCCAGTCTTATGGGAGAGGGAACTGCGGGGAGCGGGAACTGGACCCCCCAGGGCCT GTGGAGAAGACCAAGCTTTCTGCCTCCGAGGAGCTCCCTCAGACTTTGAGCCTTCCCAGAACAACTGTTTGCTCAGGACATGATGCTGATACCGAAGATGATCCATCCCTAGTGGATTTGCCCCAGGCACTGGACCTCAGCCAGCAGCCTCACAGCTCAGGTCTCTCTTGCCTGTCGCAGTGGAAGTCCGTGCTGAGTCCAGGTTCCGCAGCTCCTCAGCCTTCCGTCTGCAGCGTCTCTGCTTCCTCCACAGGCAGCAGTCTCCAGGGTCACCAAGAGAAGGCGGAGCCTCGTGGTGGTCCTCTGGCCAAGGTCTCCTCCTCCCTGGAGCTGGTCGTCCCCCAGGAACCCTCCTCTGTGGTGGGGCTAGGACCTCGGCCCCAGTGGTCACCACAGCCTGTGTTCTCTGGGGGTGATGCTTCTGGGCTAGGCAGGAGACGCCTGTCCTTCCAGGCTGAATATTGGGCCTGTGTGCTGCCAGATTCCCTGCCTCCATCACCCGACCGCCACTCCCCTCTCTGGAACCCAAATAAAGAGTATGAAGATCTGCTTGACTATACTTACCCACTGAGGCCcaggcctcagcttccaaagCACCTTGATAGCCGTGTGCCGGCCGACCCTGTCCCGCAGGACTCGGGGGTAGACCTGGATAGCTTCTCTGTCTCTCCGGCAAGCACCCTCAAATCACCTACTAATGTCTCCCCCAACTGCCCAACAGCAGAGGCCACTGCCCTTCCATTTTCTGGGCCCAGAGAGCCAAGCCTTAAGCAGTGGCCCTCTGGAGTACCCCAGAAACAGGGTGGCATGGGCTTGGCATCTTGGAGCCAACTTGCATCTACTCCCAGAGCCCCAGGCAGTAGGGATGCTCCTTGGGAGCGCAGAGAGCCAGCCCTGAGGGGCGCGAAGGACCGGCTGGCTGCAGGCAAGCACCTTGATATGGGCTCTCCTCAGCTAAGGACACAGGACAGAGGGTGGCCCTTGTCCAGtccagagagggagaagaggaccAGCCAGAGTGCCCGGCGCCCTACCTGCACAGAGTCTAGGTGGAAATCAGAAGAGGAAGTGGAAAGTGACGACGAGTATCTTGCCCTGCCCGCTCGGCTGACACAGGTTTCTAGCCTGGTTTCGTATCTAGGATCCATTTCTACCTTGGTTACCCTGCCCACTGGGGATATTAAAGGGCAGAGCCCCCTGGAAGTGTCAGACAGTGATGGGCCAGCTTCCCTCCCTTCAAGCTCCAGCCAAAGCCAGCTGCCTCCTGGAGCTGCCCTCCGAGGATCTGGGGATCCTGAGGGCCAGAACCCCTGTTTCCTGCGCTCCTTCGTCCGTGCCCAGGACTCCGCAGGGGAAGGCAGTCTGGGGAGCAGCCAGGCCCTCGGGGTCTCCTCTGGACTGCTGAAAACACGCTCCTCCTTGCCAGCTAGGTTGGACCGGTGGCCATTCTCAGACCTAGATGCTGAAGGGCAGCTTCCCAGGAAAGGAGGAGAACAGGGAAAAGAATCACTGGTGCAATGTGTGAAG ACATTTTGCTGTCAACTGGAAGAGCTGATCCACTGGCTGTATAATGTTGCAGATGTTACTGACCACGGGACTGCAGCCAGGTCCAATCTTACAAGTCTCAAGTCTTCTCTGCAACTTTACCGG CAATTTAAGAAAGATATCGATGAACATCAGTCTCTGACGGAGAGTGTCTTACAGAAGGGGGAGATTCTTCTTCAGTGCCTGTTGGAGAACACCCCAG TTTTAGAGGATGTCCTTGGGAGGATCGCAAAGCAGTCTGGTGAGCTGGAGAGCCACGCAGATCGCCTGTATGACTCTATCTTGGCCTCTGTGGACACGCTTGCTGGCTGCACCCTTATCCCTGACAAAAAGCGCATGGCGGCAATGGAGCACCCATGTGAAGGGGTTTAA